GTCTGAgagcgaagaggatgacgaggaggagaatgacgatgacgaggaggagaatgacgagggagatgaagatgaggatgaggatgaggatgaagaagacgaggacgaggacggCCATGGTAAGCAAGAGGCTTCAGCTGACGAGAAGGACGAATCCGACGAAGACGTCAAGATTCTGTTCTAGAATTGTACCTTTTTGCGCCTTTTATTAGTACATCGACCTTGCCACCTCTATCCATTAGTCATGACCGTTACGAGTACAAAAACATGGATAAATGCATAACATAGCGCCAAAAATGTCCCAATAATGATGCTTCCAATCTAGTTACATTTACATCTAATACCGCCTTTCAGGCATCCATCCCAAGTCACCTTCTCCGCCTGCTGCGACTGCCGGTGTCCATCCCATATCTCCGCTATCAACCTCGGCACCCTTGTGTGCCCGTCGCCTTGAGACACGCTGTGATGCTTGAAGGGCTGAAACGAGGGATCTTGTAGGGTGGCAAAGGTGCATAAAGTTGCAAAAGCTTGAAGTTGATGTCAGTCAGATACTCGCTCGCAAATGTAAATACCAAgatgggaggaaagaaCTCACCCTTCACGTTTGCACTCTCCCAACTCGTTCTGCCGACAGCAACTCTCCCTGAAATCTGTCACGGGCGACAGCTCGGCATGCAACGGTCTCATAGCATACCACCTGTCGTTCAACGCCTGGACTGCTCTagctgcttctgcttcgTATTCGAATCGCGCATATACATTTCCGAGAAGGTGGTCGCCGACATTGTCGCAAACAATCATTTCTTGGAGGTTTCCATATTTGGCCAGTTCGCTGAGAAGATTGTTAGTAATCAAGGCCTCGGAACGGGAGAAATAAGAGTACCAACTCACATGAAGAAGTCTTCATAAAACCTATCGAAATCCGCTTGGAGCTCTTCTGCAGACATATTTTGACCTTCGGGTGTGTGGCCAGGGTTATTGTAGACATtaggaaggaggatggtttGTGAGAATTGAGGCTTGATGTGTTTTCTGTAATTTGGTATGTATGTGTCAGCAGTGCCCAGGGACAGTAAACCTTGGCCA
This Cryptococcus neoformans var. neoformans JEC21 chromosome 9 sequence DNA region includes the following protein-coding sequences:
- a CDS encoding splicing factor, putative; amino-acid sequence: MASHLANIFGTEQDRVNCSFYLKIGACRHGDRCSRKHIKPQFSQTILLPNVYNNPGHTPEGQNMSAEELQADFDRFYEDFFIELAKYGNLQEMIVCDNVGDHLLGNVYARFEYEAEAARAVQALNDRWYAMRPLHAELSPVTDFRESCCRQNELGECKREGFCNFMHLCHPTRSLVSALQASQRVSRRRAHKGAEVDSGDMGWTPAVAAGGEGDLGWMPERRY